A portion of the Algimonas porphyrae genome contains these proteins:
- a CDS encoding erythromycin esterase family protein, with the protein MGWIWRFIWAIPFLLACEPSVSENRDALAQKPLTQTFKSDATVTDIFQPEALSSIAETLSEYSLIGLGETTHGQREMFDFRRQLTMALIEMGHVRTVYFETGNASATYANAYIQGADFSIDEAVTSGLDLLIWSTESLARLLEDLRRWNAAAEPQDRVTFVGVDFQSPQLTSQHIARHLDGRTDLDLSGIKTLGAELETAMQSAWSGDRDQLDSVIETINNAKRMIGESLDLENSDNLDLARLLDDLRRYSRMADSADARDAGMAESLLQDSQTTSSKGAVFWAHNGHVFTGPMRYMYSQEVAAGGRLKAALGDDYYALGFVFGSGRFSALVNDPETGWQFHCYTVSDPVAGTLAEPFLAAGLETAFLDLNAPALPEQDLKWLSQPYPQRGWGGYNVGDDPDSSSRNLESLVTTVPMSDFDGLVFIRSTSETHPHGKRLECQNG; encoded by the coding sequence ATGGGTTGGATTTGGCGCTTTATCTGGGCGATCCCGTTTCTACTGGCTTGCGAACCATCTGTCTCCGAAAATCGGGATGCGCTCGCTCAAAAGCCTCTCACGCAGACCTTCAAGAGTGACGCGACGGTAACGGATATCTTCCAACCAGAGGCCCTTTCATCCATTGCGGAAACGCTCTCTGAATATTCGTTGATCGGTCTTGGAGAGACCACACACGGCCAGCGTGAGATGTTCGACTTCCGACGCCAGTTGACAATGGCTTTGATCGAAATGGGGCACGTTCGCACGGTTTATTTTGAAACAGGCAATGCGTCTGCTACTTACGCAAATGCCTATATTCAAGGCGCAGACTTTTCCATTGATGAGGCGGTAACCAGCGGTCTGGACCTGCTGATTTGGAGCACCGAATCCCTTGCTCGCCTTCTGGAGGATTTAAGACGGTGGAATGCCGCAGCTGAGCCACAGGACAGAGTCACTTTCGTTGGTGTGGATTTTCAGAGTCCGCAACTCACGTCTCAACACATTGCCAGGCACCTGGATGGACGGACTGATCTGGACCTCTCCGGGATCAAGACTTTGGGGGCGGAGCTGGAGACCGCCATGCAATCGGCCTGGTCCGGGGACAGGGATCAACTGGATAGCGTTATCGAAACGATCAATAACGCAAAGCGTATGATTGGTGAGTCTCTCGATCTTGAGAACTCTGACAATCTTGATCTCGCAAGATTGCTTGATGATTTGCGCCGCTATTCCAGAATGGCGGACAGCGCGGATGCACGCGACGCCGGAATGGCGGAATCTCTGCTCCAGGATTCCCAGACCACATCTTCGAAAGGTGCCGTCTTCTGGGCGCATAATGGTCACGTTTTCACCGGACCGATGCGTTATATGTATTCCCAAGAGGTCGCAGCCGGCGGACGGTTGAAGGCCGCTTTAGGCGATGACTATTACGCTTTGGGTTTCGTTTTCGGTTCCGGCCGTTTTTCAGCGCTTGTGAATGACCCGGAAACGGGATGGCAATTCCATTGTTACACGGTCTCGGATCCTGTTGCAGGCACATTGGCTGAACCCTTCCTGGCGGCCGGGCTCGAAACGGCCTTTCTGGACTTGAACGCCCCAGCGCTTCCCGAACAGGATTTGAAGTGGCTCAGCCAGCCATACCCCCAAAGGGGTTGGGGCGGCTACAATGTGGGAGACGATCCAGATAGCTCGTCCCGGAATCTTGAAAGCCTGGTAACGACTGTTCCTATGTCTGACTTTGACGGTCTCGTCTTCATCCGATCGACGTCAGAAACACATCCGCATGGCAAGCGTTTAGAGTGTCAAAACGGATAG
- a CDS encoding redoxin family protein, producing the protein MKLLAYATAATLALATPAFAKIATGSTVSDMSVVDSEGVTHNLSDFAGQRVILEWTNEGCPYVKKHYKTDNMQDLQREATADGDTVWLSVISSAPGKQGHKDNVQVAQWKAAYDVASTAVILDEAGDMGQAFAARTTPHMYIIDEDQTLVYQGAIDDNSSSNPATVDGATNYVRAALANLDAGEAVAMSDTQPYGCSVKYAS; encoded by the coding sequence ATGAAACTTCTTGCCTATGCCACCGCCGCCACTCTGGCGCTTGCAACGCCCGCTTTTGCCAAGATCGCGACCGGGTCGACCGTCTCCGACATGAGCGTCGTCGATAGCGAGGGCGTGACCCATAATCTCTCCGACTTTGCCGGACAGCGCGTGATCCTGGAGTGGACGAATGAAGGCTGCCCCTACGTCAAGAAACACTACAAGACCGACAATATGCAGGACCTGCAGCGCGAAGCGACTGCGGACGGTGATACGGTCTGGCTCTCGGTGATCAGCTCGGCCCCCGGCAAGCAGGGCCATAAGGACAATGTTCAGGTCGCCCAGTGGAAAGCCGCCTATGACGTCGCATCGACAGCCGTGATCCTGGACGAAGCGGGCGATATGGGTCAGGCCTTCGCGGCGCGCACGACGCCGCACATGTATATTATCGATGAGGACCAGACGCTGGTCTATCAGGGCGCGATCGATGACAATAGTTCATCCAACCCGGCGACGGTCGACGGTGCGACCAATTATGTCCGGGCCGCGCTGGCCAATCTCGATGCGGGCGAAGCGGTCGCGATGAGCGACACGCAGCCTTATGGCTGCTCGGTCAAATACGCCTCGTAA
- a CDS encoding protein-disulfide reductase DsbD family protein: MRTVFLTLLMWLSAATSAFATTSLPVDTGKVEASLLSSHYTVAPGQTFQIALKTTLDEKWHTYWRNPGDSGEPVQISWVLPDVLSAGEIVWPLPYPIPTGPIINYGFEGAPLFPVDFTVADNAPIGSVLEIQADVYYLVCKDICIPEEGTLRLILQVSGEAELNDANAAEIAEAINRAPAAIDIRVSMQADDGALSLQFADLPSTVADGNFADAYFFPYDNTLLAHSDPQTVTIGSDGLQIDTTASFGWGEGFDTPQQGLLSFDLDGERTGRIVTVSTGAPLAIGLDASRPAPDGAGSIGLISALIGAFIGGLILNLMPCVFPVISLKALSLAKSAHAERSIARREAWAYALGVFATFALLVIALLIVKATGAALGWGFQLQNPVVVGLIALLLFAVGLNLIGAYDIAGGSYQGAGATLAGRGGLTGSFFTGALAVLVATPCTAPLMASAIGYALAQPAFITFIVFMALAAGFAAPFVLLAYAPGLLMKLPKPGPWMVRLREVLAFPMFAAAIWLVWVVGNQAGIDGLVLVLMAMLSFALAVWLIQRRGIWKLLGVAAIVLAVALPFTARTVPASASGAASINLATDVWSPDRVAELRADGRAVFVDFTADWCVTCKVNERLVLKTNTVKQAFIDTDTAFLIADWTNRNDAIARELEAYGRAGVPLYLYYPAGDNSVRAEVLPQILTTDLVVKTLKGS; this comes from the coding sequence ATGCGCACCGTCTTTCTCACGCTACTAATGTGGCTTTCCGCCGCGACAAGCGCTTTCGCGACCACTTCGCTACCTGTCGATACGGGCAAGGTCGAAGCCTCCCTGCTATCCTCCCATTACACCGTCGCGCCGGGACAGACCTTCCAGATCGCGCTGAAGACGACGCTGGATGAAAAGTGGCATACCTATTGGCGCAATCCGGGAGATAGTGGCGAGCCGGTCCAGATCAGCTGGGTCCTGCCGGACGTTTTAAGCGCGGGCGAGATCGTCTGGCCACTGCCCTATCCGATCCCGACAGGTCCGATTATCAATTACGGCTTCGAAGGTGCGCCGCTCTTTCCGGTCGATTTCACAGTCGCAGACAATGCGCCGATCGGATCGGTTCTCGAAATTCAGGCCGATGTCTATTATCTGGTCTGCAAGGATATCTGCATTCCCGAAGAGGGGACGTTGCGTCTGATCTTGCAGGTGTCAGGCGAAGCCGAGCTGAACGACGCCAATGCGGCGGAGATTGCGGAAGCCATCAACCGGGCACCCGCCGCCATCGATATTCGTGTATCCATGCAGGCCGATGACGGGGCGCTGTCCCTGCAATTTGCCGATCTGCCGTCTACTGTGGCGGATGGCAATTTCGCAGACGCCTATTTCTTTCCCTATGACAATACGCTGCTGGCTCATTCCGACCCTCAAACCGTCACGATCGGGTCGGACGGTCTGCAGATCGACACGACGGCGAGCTTCGGCTGGGGCGAGGGCTTCGACACGCCGCAGCAGGGATTGCTGAGCTTCGATTTGGACGGTGAGCGAACCGGCCGGATCGTCACCGTCTCGACGGGCGCACCGCTCGCGATCGGCCTTGACGCATCCCGGCCAGCGCCGGACGGGGCGGGATCGATTGGGCTGATCAGTGCGCTTATCGGGGCCTTTATCGGCGGGTTGATCCTGAACCTCATGCCCTGCGTGTTCCCGGTGATCTCTCTGAAAGCGCTCAGTCTCGCCAAATCCGCTCATGCGGAACGCAGCATCGCCCGGCGCGAGGCCTGGGCCTATGCGCTCGGGGTCTTTGCGACCTTCGCGCTGCTCGTCATCGCCCTCCTGATCGTCAAGGCGACAGGCGCGGCGCTGGGATGGGGCTTCCAGCTCCAGAACCCGGTCGTCGTCGGATTGATCGCCTTGCTGCTATTTGCCGTCGGGCTTAACCTGATCGGCGCCTATGACATCGCTGGCGGCTCCTATCAGGGTGCAGGCGCAACTCTGGCCGGGCGCGGCGGGTTGACGGGCTCCTTCTTTACGGGCGCACTGGCCGTGCTGGTTGCGACGCCCTGTACGGCACCGCTCATGGCCAGTGCCATCGGCTATGCGCTGGCGCAGCCCGCCTTTATCACCTTCATCGTCTTCATGGCGCTTGCCGCGGGTTTTGCGGCCCCCTTCGTCCTGCTGGCCTACGCCCCCGGGCTGCTGATGAAGCTGCCCAAGCCGGGGCCATGGATGGTGCGACTGCGCGAAGTGCTGGCCTTTCCGATGTTCGCAGCGGCCATATGGCTGGTCTGGGTCGTCGGCAATCAGGCCGGTATTGACGGGTTGGTGCTGGTGCTGATGGCGATGCTCAGCTTCGCCTTGGCGGTCTGGCTGATCCAGCGGCGTGGCATCTGGAAACTGCTCGGCGTGGCCGCGATCGTACTGGCTGTGGCGCTACCCTTTACCGCGCGGACAGTCCCGGCCAGCGCGTCCGGTGCCGCCTCCATTAATCTAGCCACGGATGTGTGGAGCCCGGACCGCGTGGCCGAACTGCGTGCAGATGGGCGTGCTGTCTTTGTCGATTTCACGGCGGACTGGTGCGTGACCTGCAAGGTAAACGAGCGTCTGGTCTTGAAAACCAATACGGTGAAGCAGGCGTTCATCGATACGGATACGGCGTTTCTGATCGCCGACTGGACCAACAGGAACGACGCGATTGCGCGCGAACTGGAAGCCTATGGCCGGGCGGGCGTGCCGCTCTATCTCTATTATCCCGCCGGTGACAATTCCGTGAGGGCTGAAGTTCTGCCTCAAATTCTGACGACCGATCTGGTAGTGAAAACCCTAAAGGGGAGCTGA
- the purH gene encoding bifunctional phosphoribosylaminoimidazolecarboxamide formyltransferase/IMP cyclohydrolase has product MPSPNPDLTPFDPDRMRPVARALLSVSDKSRLIDQARALADLGVELISTGGTKRAIAEAGMPVSDVADLTGFPEMMDGRVKTLHPAVHGGLLGERDLPSHVAAMSAHNIAPIDLLIVNLYPFEQAVSSGADYETCIENIDIGGPAMIRAGAKNHAHVAVCVDADDVDAVLAELREHDGLTSGTLRQKLAHKAFARTAHYDAAISNYFADIRGDMAPDYRIQGGSLRQSLRYGENPHQTAAFYADGSDRPGVATAEQLQGKALSYNNINDTDAAYELVAEFGDARNGAKPTVAIIKHANPCGVATGDDFVSAYRAALACDPVSAFGGIVALNGLLDAETATEIVKVFTEVVIAPAATDDAIAVFKKKKNLRLLIAGDLPDPKAGSLTYRNVAGGVLVQDRDNGHVAETDLKVVTKRAPSDIEMADLRMAWKVAKHVKSNAIVYVKDGATAGIGAGQMSRIDAARIAAGKAEDAMEAAGWDQPKTVGSAVSSDAFFPFADGMLAAAKAGATSVIQPGGSIRDQEVIDAADAAGLAMVFTGMRHFRH; this is encoded by the coding sequence ATGCCGAGCCCCAATCCCGATCTGACACCGTTCGACCCCGACCGGATGCGCCCTGTGGCGCGCGCGCTTTTAAGTGTGTCCGACAAGTCGCGCCTGATCGATCAGGCCCGCGCGCTCGCAGATCTTGGTGTCGAACTGATCAGTACGGGCGGGACGAAGCGCGCCATTGCCGAGGCGGGCATGCCCGTCTCCGACGTCGCTGACTTGACGGGCTTTCCGGAAATGATGGATGGCCGGGTCAAGACGCTACATCCGGCGGTGCATGGCGGCCTGCTGGGCGAGCGTGATCTGCCGAGCCATGTCGCGGCCATGAGCGCTCACAATATCGCGCCGATCGATCTGCTGATCGTCAATCTCTACCCGTTCGAACAGGCAGTGTCGTCCGGTGCGGACTATGAAACTTGCATCGAGAATATCGATATTGGCGGTCCGGCCATGATCCGGGCGGGGGCGAAGAACCACGCCCATGTCGCCGTCTGTGTCGACGCGGACGATGTCGATGCGGTGCTTGCCGAGCTGCGCGAGCATGACGGGCTGACATCGGGCACGCTGCGTCAGAAGTTGGCGCATAAAGCCTTCGCCCGCACCGCTCATTATGATGCGGCAATCAGCAATTACTTCGCTGATATTCGCGGCGATATGGCCCCGGATTACCGGATACAGGGCGGGTCTTTGCGCCAATCTTTGCGCTACGGCGAAAACCCGCATCAGACAGCGGCTTTCTATGCAGACGGGTCGGACCGGCCCGGCGTGGCGACAGCCGAGCAATTGCAGGGCAAGGCGCTGTCTTACAATAATATCAATGATACGGATGCGGCCTATGAGCTGGTCGCGGAGTTCGGCGACGCCCGAAATGGCGCCAAGCCGACAGTCGCCATCATCAAGCACGCCAATCCGTGCGGGGTGGCGACCGGGGACGATTTCGTGTCCGCCTACCGCGCCGCGCTCGCCTGCGATCCGGTCAGCGCATTTGGCGGCATTGTCGCGCTGAATGGTCTGCTGGACGCAGAGACGGCGACGGAAATTGTCAAGGTCTTTACCGAAGTCGTGATCGCTCCGGCTGCGACCGACGATGCCATTGCCGTGTTCAAAAAGAAGAAGAATTTACGCCTGCTGATTGCCGGTGATCTGCCGGATCCCAAGGCCGGCTCGCTCACCTACCGCAATGTGGCGGGCGGCGTGCTGGTCCAGGATCGCGACAATGGCCATGTGGCCGAGACGGATCTGAAGGTCGTGACCAAGCGCGCACCGAGCGACATCGAAATGGCCGATCTGAGAATGGCGTGGAAAGTGGCCAAGCACGTCAAGTCCAACGCCATCGTCTATGTCAAGGACGGCGCAACCGCCGGGATCGGTGCAGGCCAGATGAGCCGGATTGATGCCGCCCGCATTGCTGCGGGCAAGGCGGAGGATGCGATGGAGGCGGCAGGTTGGGATCAGCCGAAAACGGTCGGATCAGCGGTCAGTTCCGATGCCTTCTTCCCCTTCGCGGACGGCATGCTCGCGGCTGCCAAGGCGGGCGCGACATCCGTCATACAGCCGGGCGGCTCCATTCGCGATCAGGAGGTGATCGACGCTGCCGACGCTGCTGGCCTGGCTATGGTCTTTACCGGAATGCGTCATTTCCGGCATTAG
- a CDS encoding polysaccharide biosynthesis protein, translating into MIRPASKSLPKTTRHRPVVRTLISATLVLFDGALAWLAMLMAVRWRYDSINRPIMADIDHRSAIIAGVVTVIVWAFMRQYRAVWRFTSLADFRRLLLGVVIVMVIVPLIMFLGFDRGLHFPRSAPLIAGTLLGLGIVLSRLIVMAVRNGDVRALYRSPSHFSHDAILIGQASSLYNYLRDTSRRKKAKGFNPIGLIETSGQYAGRSIRSVPILGSPDDLVDIYPKLAQRRSRKLHLLSVDSHPDRHLTEQLIQTASAVGAPLSRETGGKQDGLSRFEAADLIGRDPRQLDMTPVSELISGKRVLITGAGGSIGSELSLQIARLAPSHLALVDISELNLFNLERSLVPVSPYMQPVPWRAYLGDVCNRGRMSEIFEVERPEIVLHAAALKHVPSGERNPVETLRTNVLGTHVTLDMCEIYGVEHFVLISTDKAVDPVNVMGASKRIVELLTLARQSQIPTLHASAVRFGNVLASTGSVVNLFEQQIAEGGPVTVTHEDMNRYFMTVQEASSLVLQAAALNAQQDAGSSHIFVLEMGEPVNIAELARNLIRLRGKIPDEDIEICVTGLRPGEKLSERLTHNEEMLTPTIISGVSQFDACVVNPEAITGAVDQLLSAIERRDRAQIRKALNNLLQGYVPRDTLNGLPVMHDMPNLTNMPPVRPSASDSSSH; encoded by the coding sequence ATGATCCGCCCGGCATCGAAATCGCTGCCTAAGACGACCCGGCATCGCCCGGTCGTGAGAACTCTGATCAGCGCAACGCTGGTCCTGTTTGACGGTGCGCTGGCCTGGTTGGCGATGCTGATGGCGGTGCGCTGGCGTTACGATTCCATCAATCGTCCGATCATGGCTGATATCGACCACCGGTCCGCTATCATAGCCGGCGTCGTCACGGTCATTGTCTGGGCTTTCATGCGTCAGTACCGGGCCGTCTGGCGGTTCACCTCGCTGGCTGATTTCCGCAGGCTGCTGCTGGGTGTCGTCATCGTGATGGTGATCGTGCCGCTGATCATGTTTCTCGGGTTTGATCGCGGGCTGCACTTTCCGCGTTCGGCGCCATTAATTGCCGGGACGCTTCTCGGACTCGGCATTGTTCTCTCCCGCCTGATCGTCATGGCGGTCCGCAATGGTGACGTGCGGGCGCTCTACCGCTCACCGTCCCATTTCTCGCATGACGCCATTCTGATCGGTCAGGCGTCAAGCCTGTATAATTATCTGCGCGACACATCTCGCCGCAAAAAAGCCAAGGGATTTAATCCGATCGGCCTGATCGAAACGTCGGGGCAATATGCCGGACGCTCGATCCGCTCTGTTCCGATCCTCGGATCGCCGGATGATCTGGTCGACATTTATCCCAAACTGGCCCAGCGCAGGAGCCGAAAACTCCACCTGCTATCCGTCGATTCCCATCCGGACCGGCATCTGACCGAACAGCTGATCCAGACGGCCTCAGCCGTTGGCGCGCCCCTGTCGCGCGAAACGGGTGGCAAGCAGGACGGACTCAGCCGATTCGAAGCCGCGGACCTGATCGGGCGTGACCCGCGCCAGCTCGACATGACCCCGGTATCGGAGCTGATTTCGGGCAAGCGCGTGCTGATCACAGGGGCAGGCGGCTCGATCGGCTCGGAGCTGTCCCTGCAGATTGCGCGCCTGGCCCCGAGCCATCTGGCGCTGGTGGATATTAGCGAACTGAACCTGTTCAATCTGGAACGCAGTCTTGTTCCTGTTTCGCCCTATATGCAGCCCGTTCCCTGGCGGGCCTATCTGGGCGATGTCTGCAACCGGGGCCGCATGTCCGAAATCTTCGAGGTGGAACGTCCGGAAATCGTTCTGCATGCGGCAGCCCTGAAACATGTCCCATCCGGCGAGCGCAATCCCGTCGAGACCCTGCGAACCAATGTTCTCGGAACCCATGTGACGCTGGATATGTGCGAAATTTATGGGGTCGAGCATTTTGTTCTGATCTCGACGGACAAGGCGGTCGACCCCGTGAATGTAATGGGTGCGTCCAAGCGGATCGTGGAGCTGCTGACCTTGGCCCGACAAAGCCAGATCCCGACCCTGCACGCCTCGGCTGTACGCTTCGGCAACGTGCTGGCTTCGACAGGATCGGTGGTCAATCTGTTCGAACAGCAGATCGCCGAGGGCGGACCCGTCACGGTTACCCATGAAGATATGAACCGGTATTTCATGACCGTGCAGGAAGCGTCTTCGCTGGTCCTGCAGGCAGCGGCTCTCAATGCACAACAGGACGCGGGCTCATCCCACATTTTCGTTCTGGAAATGGGCGAACCTGTCAATATCGCCGAACTGGCCCGCAATCTGATCCGGCTGCGTGGCAAGATTCCGGACGAGGATATAGAAATCTGCGTGACGGGCCTGCGCCCGGGCGAGAAACTGTCCGAGCGACTGACCCATAATGAGGAGATGCTGACACCGACCATCATTTCCGGCGTCAGTCAGTTCGATGCCTGCGTCGTCAATCCCGAAGCCATTACGGGGGCGGTCGATCAGTTGCTGTCCGCGATCGAGCGACGGGACCGCGCACAGATCCGCAAGGCGCTTAATAATCTGCTGCAGGGTTATGTCCCGCGCGATACGCTGAACGGCCTGCCGGTCATGCACGACATGCCTAACCTGACGAATATGCCGCCCGTCCGTCCGTCTGCCAGCGACTCCTCTTCACATTAA
- a CDS encoding heparinase II/III family protein: MTRRITLADAVRVRAAQTVSNAITALRPARPSGGRAPELIALSPALPHGHRERGAAILSGRWVYAGQTLDVGAHGHPFSVTLPSERFAAWLHGFSWLPDLLSVSDGPAKAVELCRHWSDAFSGPNSFVHAPDLLAERMLNWGWVLSAVPDSSGQMSDRYAGQMRFLRRSLPRLSPGLAALRGQAAMVIYGARQAERPDAYLARGLDGLDEEINLQILADGGHISRSPWAAVEALSCLLGTDAVLQVAGLAGSRALDRAIDRLIPMIATLRHTDGGMAVFHGGHEGDPARIDALMRGRAASPSLPAQPFAYGPNSGYHRLEAGSNVVIVDAHGVPPRPHDLDAHLGPLAMEISTTEGRLLVNCGWHPGAAPSWRRPVRSSDAHSALTLAGRSPGTILDGGFMEDALGAAIAVGPGDVRARRKEQSTGIWLETAHDGYKDAHGLVHRRRLFVGEDGDDIRGEDSLFVPAGDTPITRDSVPYALRFHFHPDVRVSLAQDLSSALLVQKGRAGWRFRTDGGPLAVEPSVYLAGSARPVRSQQLVILGQALGDGDGQGRDNRIRWSFRRLKGRSA; encoded by the coding sequence GTGACGCGCCGTATCACTCTGGCGGATGCCGTGCGTGTCCGGGCGGCGCAGACCGTTTCAAACGCAATCACGGCGTTGCGCCCGGCGCGACCGAGCGGCGGGCGGGCACCGGAACTGATCGCCCTGTCACCCGCTTTGCCGCATGGCCACCGGGAGAGAGGGGCTGCGATCCTGTCGGGCCGCTGGGTCTATGCCGGACAGACTTTGGATGTCGGGGCGCATGGCCATCCTTTTTCCGTCACATTGCCGTCCGAGCGCTTTGCTGCCTGGCTGCATGGATTTTCGTGGTTGCCTGACCTGCTTAGCGTCAGTGATGGCCCCGCCAAGGCGGTTGAGCTGTGTCGTCACTGGAGTGATGCGTTTTCCGGTCCGAATAGTTTCGTTCACGCACCGGATTTACTGGCCGAACGGATGCTGAACTGGGGCTGGGTGCTGTCCGCCGTGCCGGACAGCTCTGGACAGATGTCGGATCGCTATGCCGGACAGATGCGCTTTCTGCGCCGGTCTTTACCGCGGCTCTCCCCCGGTCTGGCGGCGCTGCGAGGACAAGCGGCGATGGTCATATACGGGGCCCGTCAAGCCGAACGACCCGATGCCTATCTGGCGCGCGGACTGGACGGGTTGGATGAAGAAATCAATCTACAGATCTTGGCCGATGGCGGTCATATCAGTCGCTCACCTTGGGCGGCGGTCGAGGCCCTATCCTGCCTGCTAGGCACGGACGCAGTCCTGCAAGTGGCAGGTCTGGCTGGTTCACGGGCGCTGGATCGCGCAATCGACCGACTGATCCCGATGATCGCGACATTGCGTCATACGGATGGGGGCATGGCGGTATTTCACGGCGGCCATGAAGGTGATCCGGCCCGGATCGATGCCCTGATGCGGGGTCGCGCCGCCTCGCCCAGCTTGCCGGCGCAGCCGTTCGCCTACGGCCCAAATTCCGGTTATCATCGGCTCGAAGCCGGCTCGAATGTCGTCATTGTCGACGCTCACGGGGTTCCGCCCCGCCCGCATGATCTCGACGCGCATCTAGGCCCGCTCGCCATGGAAATCTCGACCACGGAAGGTCGTCTGCTGGTCAATTGCGGCTGGCATCCCGGCGCAGCCCCGTCCTGGCGTCGCCCGGTCCGTTCCAGTGACGCCCATTCGGCGCTGACGCTGGCCGGTCGCTCGCCCGGCACAATTCTGGATGGCGGTTTTATGGAAGATGCGCTGGGGGCGGCGATTGCCGTCGGCCCGGGCGATGTCCGCGCCCGCCGCAAGGAGCAGAGCACGGGTATCTGGCTGGAAACCGCGCATGACGGCTATAAGGATGCTCATGGCCTGGTCCATCGCCGCCGCCTGTTCGTGGGCGAAGATGGCGACGATATTCGGGGCGAAGACAGCCTGTTCGTGCCCGCGGGCGATACGCCGATCACACGCGATAGCGTACCTTATGCTCTGCGCTTTCACTTCCATCCGGATGTCCGGGTCAGTCTGGCGCAGGACCTGTCTAGCGCGCTGCTGGTCCAGAAAGGTCGCGCCGGCTGGCGGTTCCGGACGGATGGGGGACCGCTGGCGGTCGAACCCAGCGTCTATCTCGCCGGTTCGGCGCGCCCCGTCCGGTCGCAGCAGCTGGTGATTCTGGGTCAGGCTCTTGGAGATGGGGATGGGCAAGGTCGCGATAACCGGATAAGGTGGTCGTTCCGGCGACTGAAAGGACGTTCCGCATGA
- the rpe gene encoding ribulose-phosphate 3-epimerase — protein sequence MSDVLISPSILSADFAALGQAVADVDRAGADMIHVDVMDGHYVPNITIGPAVVKALRPHSAKPFDVHLMIAPADPYLEAFVEAGADYLSIHPDASPHTHRSLQTIRALGAKPGLVLNPGTPLSVVEPVIDLLDMILVMSVNPGFGGQSFIDSQLVKIEALRVMIDATGRDIVLEVDGGVNPETAPRCIAAGASALVAGSAVFKGAGSLSDNIAALRSAPAVNASAAA from the coding sequence GTGAGCGACGTTCTGATTTCCCCGTCCATCTTGTCGGCTGATTTTGCGGCTCTGGGTCAGGCGGTGGCCGATGTTGACCGGGCGGGTGCCGACATGATCCATGTCGATGTCATGGACGGTCATTATGTCCCGAACATCACGATCGGCCCGGCTGTCGTGAAAGCGCTGCGTCCGCATTCTGCCAAACCATTCGACGTGCATCTGATGATCGCGCCAGCGGACCCTTATCTCGAGGCCTTTGTCGAGGCGGGGGCTGACTATCTGTCCATTCATCCCGATGCCAGCCCGCATACACATCGCAGTCTTCAGACCATTCGCGCGCTCGGCGCAAAGCCGGGCCTGGTCCTCAACCCCGGGACGCCTCTATCAGTCGTCGAACCCGTGATTGATCTGCTCGACATGATCCTGGTGATGAGTGTCAATCCCGGCTTTGGCGGGCAGAGCTTCATCGACAGCCAGCTCGTGAAGATCGAAGCCTTACGCGTCATGATCGATGCGACCGGACGTGACATCGTTCTGGAAGTCGATGGCGGCGTCAATCCCGAAACGGCCCCGCGCTGTATCGCGGCAGGGGCGTCGGCGCTGGTCGCCGGCAGTGCCGTCTTCAAGGGCGCCGGATCCCTGTCTGACAATATCGCGGCATTGCGGTCCGCGCCCGCGGTTAACGCTTCGGCTGCGGCCTGA